One Roseimaritima multifibrata DNA window includes the following coding sequences:
- a CDS encoding IS4 family transposase, whose translation MLIPPNPSDPPDEQFVAARALLDQILRVPELKNIFDIDDRPNTRMVYSQAATIWLLILQRLRGGASLSQVVSEAVNHQTDLFPDNKRVREGTLGENTSTFSKARTRLPLEAIQRFSRCVCDYLGRTAERAFDDRRVFIIDGTTITLPPTPELKKAFPPSTNQYGESVWPVAMLMVAAEMQSGCILVPKIDPMYGPNNSSEAKQAREIVGELPSNSIVLADSGFGIYGVAYHTRVAKHDFLFRLSMTRYKSYRKKAELVDEGEGYKSYRLKWTPTKKDLKGNPDIPPGTCLDVFIHEVQLEGGTTLAMVSSLEFDATCLAELYRRRYDVEFDIRDAKVTMNTEDIRAKSVDMVMKELMGSVVAYNLVSQLRRSAAKLAKVTPRRLSFSGVWLSFQDHLLRKSCDTFEEWQLAFTSALISASKRKLPVRKEPRNYPRIAHPRRPKTTKFQKSLRKKKKTKTEQPPPPE comes from the coding sequence ATGCTTATTCCGCCAAACCCTTCCGATCCGCCTGATGAGCAATTCGTCGCTGCCAGGGCACTTCTCGATCAGATCCTGCGGGTTCCTGAGCTCAAAAACATCTTCGATATCGATGATCGCCCCAACACCAGAATGGTCTACAGCCAAGCTGCGACCATCTGGCTGTTAATACTCCAGCGGTTACGTGGTGGCGCTTCGCTGAGTCAAGTTGTCTCCGAAGCCGTGAACCATCAAACCGACCTCTTTCCGGACAATAAACGTGTCCGCGAAGGAACATTGGGAGAGAATACTTCCACGTTCTCCAAGGCACGCACCCGTCTGCCGCTCGAAGCGATCCAGCGATTCTCGCGATGTGTTTGTGACTACTTAGGACGCACTGCCGAAAGAGCTTTCGATGACCGCCGCGTCTTCATTATCGACGGAACCACGATCACACTGCCACCAACACCAGAACTGAAAAAAGCTTTTCCACCTTCAACCAACCAGTACGGCGAATCGGTTTGGCCAGTGGCGATGCTAATGGTCGCTGCCGAGATGCAAAGTGGCTGCATTTTGGTCCCCAAAATCGACCCAATGTACGGACCCAATAATTCCAGCGAAGCCAAGCAAGCTCGCGAGATTGTTGGCGAACTACCCAGTAACAGCATTGTGCTTGCTGACAGTGGTTTTGGCATCTATGGCGTGGCTTATCATACACGTGTGGCAAAACATGATTTCTTGTTTCGCCTGTCGATGACGCGGTACAAGTCGTATCGCAAAAAAGCGGAACTGGTCGATGAAGGCGAAGGCTACAAGAGCTACCGGCTCAAATGGACTCCAACAAAAAAAGATCTGAAAGGCAATCCCGATATCCCTCCGGGGACATGCCTGGATGTATTCATTCACGAGGTCCAGCTCGAAGGAGGCACGACTTTGGCGATGGTCAGCTCGCTGGAGTTCGACGCGACCTGCCTGGCAGAACTTTATCGTCGACGGTACGACGTGGAGTTCGACATACGGGATGCCAAAGTGACAATGAACACTGAGGACATCCGTGCCAAGAGCGTGGACATGGTAATGAAAGAGCTGATGGGCTCGGTCGTCGCGTACAACTTGGTGTCTCAGCTCCGAAGAAGTGCGGCGAAACTTGCCAAGGTTACGCCCCGACGTCTGAGCTTCAGCGGCGTATGGCTGAGCTTCCAAGATCACTTGCTGCGCAAGTCCTGCGATACATTTGAGGAGTGGCAACTAGCATTCACGAGCGCGTTAATCAGCGCCTCCAAACGCAAGCTTCCAGTTCGCAAGGAGCCACGCAACTACCCACGGATCGCCCACCCGCGCCGCCCCAAAACCACCAAGTTCCAAAAGTCATTGCGCAAGAAGAAAAAAACAAAAACCGAACAACCTCCACCCCCCGAATAG
- the xerD gene encoding site-specific tyrosine recombinase XerD, with product MARLTKLQQLQNSAPASGSTAKTLGMVDDFIGYLRGECHLANNTIIAYRRDLDRFSEWAGTRRMKNLTIRELSNYVSRLHDSGLAPASISRNVVAVRMFFKYLQLEGIVVDNPVELLATQKAWQRMPKVLTHRQVEAFLEAPRKSDSFWQRDRAMLEVLYASGCRASETCSLRLHDLSLEERYLQCEGKGGKQRMVPIGTRAIAAIHQYLEELRPMLADRGPERSNVLFLSRTGRPLERIQLWRLVKQYAKRANIQSGISPHSLRHSFATHLLAGGADLRQVQEMLGHASIQTTQIYTHVDHSRLKKVHQQYHPRS from the coding sequence ATGGCTCGTCTGACAAAACTGCAGCAATTACAGAACTCGGCCCCCGCCTCAGGGTCAACCGCCAAAACGCTTGGGATGGTTGACGATTTTATCGGTTATTTGCGTGGTGAGTGCCATCTCGCAAACAATACCATCATCGCATATCGCCGCGATCTGGACCGCTTTAGTGAGTGGGCCGGGACCAGGCGGATGAAAAATCTGACGATCCGCGAATTATCAAACTACGTCAGTCGTCTGCACGATTCCGGCTTGGCCCCCGCCAGCATCTCGCGGAATGTCGTTGCCGTACGCATGTTTTTTAAGTACCTGCAGTTGGAAGGGATTGTCGTCGACAATCCCGTTGAATTGTTGGCGACGCAGAAAGCATGGCAGCGCATGCCTAAAGTTTTGACCCACCGGCAGGTCGAAGCTTTTCTCGAAGCCCCCCGCAAATCGGACTCCTTTTGGCAACGCGACCGCGCCATGTTGGAAGTCCTCTATGCCAGTGGTTGCCGTGCCAGTGAAACCTGTTCTCTGAGGCTGCACGATCTGTCGCTTGAGGAACGTTACCTGCAGTGTGAAGGAAAGGGAGGGAAGCAGCGGATGGTTCCGATCGGGACTCGAGCGATTGCGGCGATCCATCAATATTTGGAGGAACTGCGTCCGATGCTGGCCGACCGCGGCCCGGAGCGGAGCAATGTGCTGTTTCTGTCACGCACCGGACGTCCTTTGGAGCGTATCCAACTGTGGAGGCTGGTGAAACAGTACGCCAAGCGGGCGAATATCCAGTCGGGGATCAGTCCCCACAGTCTGCGGCATAGTTTCGCCACCCATCTGTTGGCGGGAGGAGCGGACCTGCGGCAAGTCCAAGAGATGTTGGGGCACGCCAGCATCCAAACGACTCAGATCTACACCCACGTCGACCATTCTCGGTTGAAGAAAGTGCATCAGCAGTATCACCCTCGCAGCTAA
- the galE gene encoding UDP-glucose 4-epimerase GalE, producing MNVLVVGGAGYVGSHCARLLRSQGHTVYVYDNLSRGHRQAVPDDRLVVGEAADRELLVKTLRDHKIEAVMHFAAFALVNESVNDPSLYYRNNVIAALELLDAMREADVKKLVFSSTTATYGEPDTIPIPETTPQNPINPYGFTKLVIEQAMADYAAAYGLGYAALRYFNAAGASPDGTIGEDHDPESHLIPLVLQVALGQRESITVFGNDYPTPDGTCIRDYVHVDDLGAAHLAAMDRLEPGKGICVNLGTGNGYSVREVIEACRQVTGHPIPEVSGERRAGDPPELIADARLAKELLDWTPQYTDVTSIVKTAWNWHRSHPTGYTK from the coding sequence ATGAATGTACTTGTCGTTGGCGGAGCCGGTTACGTTGGCTCGCACTGTGCCCGTTTGCTTCGCAGCCAAGGGCATACGGTTTATGTCTATGACAATCTTTCACGAGGCCACCGCCAAGCGGTCCCCGATGACCGCTTAGTTGTTGGGGAGGCTGCCGACCGGGAACTACTGGTAAAAACGCTTCGCGACCACAAAATCGAAGCGGTCATGCACTTCGCCGCATTTGCGTTAGTGAACGAATCGGTGAATGATCCCTCGCTTTATTATCGCAACAATGTGATCGCCGCACTTGAACTGCTGGACGCGATGCGCGAAGCGGATGTCAAAAAGCTGGTTTTCAGTAGCACCACCGCCACCTACGGGGAACCGGATACGATCCCGATCCCCGAAACGACTCCGCAAAATCCGATCAATCCCTACGGGTTCACAAAACTGGTCATCGAACAGGCGATGGCTGACTACGCGGCCGCCTACGGCCTGGGTTACGCCGCCCTGCGTTACTTCAATGCCGCGGGCGCCAGCCCCGACGGGACCATTGGCGAAGACCACGACCCCGAATCGCACTTGATCCCATTGGTCCTACAGGTTGCCCTCGGACAACGGGAATCGATCACCGTATTCGGCAACGATTACCCAACTCCCGACGGAACCTGCATCCGGGACTACGTCCATGTCGACGACCTGGGGGCAGCCCACTTAGCGGCCATGGATCGTCTGGAACCAGGAAAAGGGATCTGCGTTAATCTTGGAACCGGCAATGGATACAGTGTCCGCGAAGTCATCGAAGCATGCCGTCAGGTGACCGGTCATCCGATCCCCGAAGTCTCCGGCGAACGCAGAGCAGGGGACCCACCCGAATTGATCGCCGATGCCAGACTGGCCAAAGAACTGCTCGACTGGACGCCCCAGTACACCGACGTCACCAGCATCGTAAAAACCGCCTGGAACTGGCATCGCAGTCACCCAACGGGTTACACCAAATAG